In Rutidosis leptorrhynchoides isolate AG116_Rl617_1_P2 chromosome 2, CSIRO_AGI_Rlap_v1, whole genome shotgun sequence, one genomic interval encodes:
- the LOC139891819 gene encoding GPN-loop GTPase QQT1-like, whose translation MVFGQVVIGPPGSGKTTYCNGMQQYLQLIGRKVAVINLDPANDSLPYDCAINIEDLIKLSDVMNEHSLGPNGGLVYCMDYLEKNIDWLESKLKPLLKDHYFLFDFPGQVELFFLHSNAKKVIMKLIKNLELRLTVIHLVDAHLCSDPGKYVSALLLSLSTMLHMDLPHVNVLSKIDLIESYGKLAFNLDYYTDVDDLSYLQHHLDQDPRSSKYRKLTKELCEVIEGYGLVNFTTLAIQDRESVTNLVKLIDKTNGYIFQGIDASAVEFSKIAIAPTDWDYYRTAAVQEMYMKDDENFESDD comes from the exons ATGGTTTTTGGTCAGGTAGTAATCGGTCCACCAGGTTCCGGTAAAACCACTTACTGCAACGGTATGCAACAGTACCTACAACTCATCGGCAG GAAAGTAGCTGTTATTAATTTAGACCCTGCAAATGATTCATTGCC ATATGATTGTGCTATTAACATTGAGGATCTCATTAAACTTAGTGATGTCATGAATGAACACTCTCTCGGTCCTAATGGAG GTCTCGTGTATTGTATGGATTACTTGGAGAAAAATATTGATTGGTTAGAATCTAAATTGAAACCTCTCTTGAAAG ATCACTATTTCCTCTTCGATTTTCCTGGCCAAGTAGaactcttcttccttcactctaatGCAAAAAAGgtcataatgaaacttattaagaaTCTCGAACTTCGG TTGACTGTGATTCACTTAGTGGATGCCCACTTATGTAGTGACCCTGGTAAATATGTGAGTGCATTGCTCCTCTCATTGTCAACAATGTTGCATATGGATCTGCCACATGTCAATGTGTTGTCGAAGATTGATCTTATCGAGAGCTATGGAAAACTAG CCTTTAATCTTGATTATTACACGGACGTGGATGACTTATCTTATTTGCAACACCATCTTGATCAAGATCCCCGTTCTTCTAAATACCG AAAACTCACCAAGGAACTGTGTGAAGTAATTGAAGGTTATGGTTTGGTCAACTTCACTACGTTGGCTATTCAG GACAGAGAGAGTGTCACGAATCTTGTGAAATTAATAGACAAGACCAACGGTTATATATTTCAAGGCATTGATGCAAGTGCAGTTGAGTTCAGCAAGATTGCTATTGCACCAACAGATTGGGATTACTACAG